From the genome of Marinicella rhabdoformis:
CCATCAGCCAGAGTGTCCGGACTGCTACCTAAAACTTGTATCGCTCCTGCCCTGATGGATTCTGCCGCATCATTACCATTCAATGGCTCTGCTCCCACCACTTGGCACGTGGCCGACAATCCACGCACTGCCGCCAAAGTACCAGACAACAATCCACCGCCGCCACAAGGGGCAAACACCGCATTAGGCTCGTCTTTCATTTGTGACCAAGCTTCTAGGGCTGCCGTGCCTTGACCTGCCATCACCGCTTCGTCATTAAATGGTGGAATCCAAAAGGTGCCTGGTTCTTCAGCCGCTTCCGACACAAGTTGATCGACTTCTTGTCGCGTGTCAGCCAAAACCACTTCCGCACCATAGGCACGAGTCGCCTGTGCTTTGACTTGTGATGCAAAGCTCGGCATGTAAATGGTGGCATCTATACCAAAAGTTCTGGCACTCCAAGCCACTGCTTGGGCGTGGTTGCCAGAAGAGTTAGCAACGACCCTTTTGACCTCACCATGCGCTTCCATCAGCTTTTGAACTGCATTACAGCCACCACGCGCTTTAAAAGCACCCACTTTTTGAAAACATTCGGCTTTGAAATACACTTCATGACCCAACCATTGATTGAGCAAAGACGAAGTCACCACAGGTGTTTTATTGATATAAGGTGTTATTCGTTCGGCTGCACGTTGTATGTCAGTTAGTTTTAACATTTATTAAATACCAAACAGCGGTTGTTGGCCGGCATGGTAACGTCTTTTAATAATT
Proteins encoded in this window:
- a CDS encoding serine/threonine dehydratase, which produces MLKLTDIQRAAERITPYINKTPVVTSSLLNQWLGHEVYFKAECFQKVGAFKARGGCNAVQKLMEAHGEVKRVVANSSGNHAQAVAWSARTFGIDATIYMPSFASQVKAQATRAYGAEVVLADTRQEVDQLVSEAAEEPGTFWIPPFNDEAVMAGQGTAALEAWSQMKDEPNAVFAPCGGGGLLSGTLAAVRGLSATCQVVGAEPLNGNDAAESIRAGAIQVLGSSPDTLADGAMTLSVGDKTFEHLMALDAFYEVDEHDIAYWTQWLQHVLKLHVEPTSAMTMGAVCQWLKNKQKRQKVLVILSGGNIDESHMRKVWADDHLANPPRL